The DNA sequence GCGAACCAGCACCAGCTTTTCGGTGACCAGGCGACCCGGCTCATCTTTCGAGACGCGGCACGTGCTGTACGCTATCACCAGCGGCTTCTCGCTGATCACGTGGCACGCCCACTGGCTCGACGGCAGAGGTAGGTCCTTGTACGGGAACGCCGGCGTAACCTCGTACTTGACGACCGGTTCGGCATCGCTGGTCGCGGGCAGCTGCGTCACCGTGGCTTCGACCTCTGACGCGTCGCCTACagcggcgacgtccggcgaagaAATCTTGGCGGAAGAGGTCGTCGCCGACGTTCGCTTGGGTTTGGGCGCAGGCAAGGCTACTCCCGGCGTAACCTCGCACTTGATGACGACCGGATCGGCGTCGCTGGTCGCGGGAACCTGCGCCACCGCGGCTTCGACCTCGGACGAATCGCCTACAGCGGCGACGTCCGCCGAAGAAGTCTTGGCGGAAGAGGTTGTCGCCGACGTTCGCTTGGGCTTGAGCGGAGGCAGGGCTACCCTCTGCACCGGCTTACGACGTCTGGGCACATGGCGCGTGTAATACGAGGGCGAGTCCGGGAACATGGTGGGCACCGCGTCCGGCGTGAGCGACGGCTTGCCGCGCATGATGCGCACGACCTCCCCGTTGATGGTGTGCTCGTAGTAGCGCAGGACAAACTGCGGGTCGAAGTGGCGCTCGCACAGTGCCGACTGCGGCGTGAGCCGCTTTCCGCCGGCGCGCGGTGGCATGTACCGCTGCCAGCGCCGGAACATCTGCTCGTCGCGCGGCATGCCGAACAGCGAGCACCGGCGGCCGTCGTGCTCCTGCCGATGCCGGGTCTTGCTGCACTCGCAGTTCGGCGCAGCACAGTACGTGTGGCGCGCCTTCTTCGCACGGTTGGCAGCTGCGGCGGAGACCGTTTCGGCCGAAGCGCGCACCGCCTTCGGAGTTCGCGCTTCGCCTACTGCTGCGCTTGTACCGTCCATGGGAGGCACGGGTAGACAGCGAGGGCGAGCGGTCACTGATGGTCAAGAGCGGCACACTCGCTTGGTTGTAAGCTCGTGGTTGTCAGTGCGACGATGCAGACGGGGTGACCAAAGCGACGCCATTCCTCACCGAACCTACCGGTCCTGGGCTTCGCGACACATGCGTCCTTCGAAATCTGCAGCACAGACTGCACAACCACAGAACACCTCTACAAACGCACAACTTTTCCGTTATCTCAAACTAACACCGGCCGGCTAGAAACAGCGTCGGTTTCGTAATCGCACAAGTGGCGATAACAACAAAGCAGTAATGACAATTGGTCGACACCTGTGTCGAGAAATTCGTGGTGCTCATTTAAGTGTAACGCACTCTTCTTTGTGTGAAATCTGTTCATAGAGTAGCGTCGCCTGTTGCGGCACCCAAGTGCTGTATTGCGCGCAGCTATCTCCGAGGCATTCGTTTCCACCATAGAGATTCCTACAAATATCCCGCAAACCGCCAAAGACAAAAATGGTCGATAGTCCTCAATTAGTTACATTGCTGCCTACACGTGTCTCGTACAATTTATTAATAATGGAAGCAACGCTCACTCAACGCTGCGCGAGCAAATCATCCCCTAGCAACACCACGCGAAAACACGAATGTTGAGCGCGCGATTCAAACTTGTCACCGCTTGCATTCCACTCGGTGAACATTCCGCTGCATTACGAACTTCACTCACCGCAGAAATCGCTTGTGTAGGCTGCTTCATATTTACGTGGCAGACGTGAATCTGATACTTGATGTCGTTTTCAGATGTAACGTCCTGCAAAGCGAGAAGTGAGTGTCAGATGTCTGCCTCTGTTACAGAGAAAGGGCACACTGAGGCAGTGGGCACTGACCGAGGACACTTACTCCCGATATGATTGACGTGGGCCCTTTGCCCTTCGCCTTAGCCGCAGACTTCTTTAATTGAATAGCCTTCTGGTAGAGTGCCTGCGGAGGACAAGACGCCAAAAGTGAGCATTTTGGTTTGCTTTTGGTGCACCATGTTTTAGTAAACTTCAGCAGCCACCACAAAGCTGAAACGTACTTCAGCTCTCTTGAAATCCCCTAGCTGCACGTAGGCATCCCCGCAGTACACGTAGCTTTGAAACTTTGCCGACACCGTGATGAAGTCGGGGCAGTGAGAGCTGATGGGATGTGCCAAGTTAAACTGAAATAAGACGATCCAAATGAGCTCGACGCAAAATGACGGGGTTTGTTTATGATCGCGATGACAGTTATCCACTTACCAGAGCTGTGACATTGGAGTACAACTTGTTGTCGTACAGAAGTTTGAGCTGGTCGATGAAACTCGTCGCCGCGCTGCTCGACATGTTTGCCTCTCTGAACGCGCACTTCGGCGGCAACTATCGGGTCATAACAAGGCCTATATAATGCACTTTTTCTAACTTTACGGCGCAGGCTAACTTCGTTTTCACTAAACCAATAACTGATCGCGTGAAACGCTGCTAAGCGCAGCTAAATGCTCTAAACGGGCAAAATACACTGCTTGCTGTCAAACATGTGTCGGGCGCGAACAGCGAACGTACGCGAGTGTGTCTGCCTGTGCTTGCGATTTGAGCGCCACCAATTGTCAATAAAAATAAGTTTTGCACCAAAAAAGCTCAAATTGTAAAACTTAAGCTATAATAAAAGAATAACATAGCTACGTGTAATAATATTCTTACATTTGATTTTCATCGTTGCACTGCAATAATCTTTAAAATAGAAAGACAATCCAAGACAAGTCTTTCTTTCGCAGTTCATAATGGCCGCGCACATGTTGGGGTGCTCCAAGTTCAATCCGTGCCGGATGTCGCCTTTCAAGCGCACTTTAAGAAAAAACGTCGATTATCTGTTGTGATTCACGCGGTTCATTATCGAACGATGGCCGACGATGAAGGGGACGACGAGGTTTACGTCGTCGTGGAGCTCACCGGCGTCATAGACAGCCAAGTGATGGACCTGGCCGGCAAACAGTGCACCGTTCTCGGCGTCGACACACCAGAACCTGTGCTGAAGCTCGGCTCGTACCTTTTTACGGGCGAATATAAGGACACCATCGGGACGTGCGTGCTCTTCGAGGAGATCGAAACAGCCACTGGCGAAGACACCAACAGGACTGCTGAGGCCAGTGGCAGTGGCTGCCGGCCGAAACGGCAGAAACCACAGAAAGAGCTCAGGTATTTCGGCAAAactgaaaagcggctcgacatgAAGACATCTTTTTTGCAAGAAAAGGCGGCCGTTAGGGCTGCCGAATTAATGCGGGAAGCAGAGAAGCCTGACCAAGAAGACTCGAAGCCTGACCAAGAAGACTCGCCGACAAAGATGGCGGTGGACGATAGCTGAGAATGGGTCGTTGTGGGCCTCTGCATTGACAAAGTCCGAACTTTCAAGAATGTGTCTGGACAAGTATCGTGCCTGCCACGTGCGTGCTGTGGTGCTAGCTCCTCAGCTTGTGCCTACCTCATATTCGTCCTGTCAAGTCGTGCGGCGTCAGTGCGCGCGGCGTCAGTGCGCGCGGCGCGAATGTTCGGCAGTTTCAAATTCGTTGTCGAAGTCGTTTCCTCTGCGCTCTGCTCCGCTGTACTTGTGCCCGCCTGAGCGACTGCCTTGCATTTCGACAGTGTTGCGACAGGTCGCGTAAGGCAAACATTCGGCAATGTTTCTACAACGTACGTTATTGTCCCCCTTTTTTACCTAACGAACACCTGACTCAAAGTCTAATGCACTCATCTTCTCGAGAGCTGCGAACCCTGTAAATAGCACACTGGCTGCATTACTTACCCGGTGGCAACCCACAGAATTTATGTCGTGCTACGTCGGCTGTTTGACCGTTAATAGACTCTCTACTTGCCATGCACTTATAattgtaaaaaaagaacaaaatgacaGAAGCAATGTGCTTCCCGCCCGACCCTTTCTGCATAGAATGTTATTTCCCTTCCATGCACGGTACGGGGAACACCAGAATGCCTTGTCATACTTATTGTGCGAACTTCGAAGACTACACCTGGAAGCCCTTCGTTTCATGTGGCATGTTATTGTGTGTGGGCAAATTTAGCTGCCTGCTGCAGTGAATGAATGCACCATGCCTCTGGTAACTTGTATATAGTTAGTGCACGTGCCCACATAAGATGTGGCAGTGTACAGACCTTCAAACCAAGTAAAAGTGAAGCGTAGAGAAATTGTGCAGCTAGTGCTGCACATTTTTTCAAGAACATTTGGCAGTACTTTACGCGTAATGTAATGCATACTGCTTCACTTCGATAGTGATCAGCCCCTGTCAGCATCACATTGTCCTTGCTGCCCTTCATGTCAATGTTAATGTATTGAAGTGTGTGACTTGAAGATGATGACAGATAATGTCCTTGCCAACAGACTTATTTTACCATGTGTGCTTTTGCTTGTTTGCTGCAGCGGGACGGCAGCTGCATTCTAGCGTGAGTGGAACGCAAAAAGCACTTGTGTACTtgcatttaggtgcacattaaagatgcccaggtagtcaaaattaattcgtagCCCTTGCAATCTGTGTATTGCTTTGTAATAGTAATTAAACCTTGTAATTTGATTTAGTTTACCATATTGGCCTGGAGTGAAAAGCTGCTAAATTTATTAAATAATATGGCCACTCGTATTGAGTAACTAATGAGCATGATTTGTTCGCAGTACCCATCCAGAGACAAGTGAGTCCTGCCCAAAACTTTGGGTTCCATTGATGGTAGGCAGTCATAgtagtggcggggggggggggtgtggaaTAATGTGAAGAATGCTGAAGTAGCATAAAAGTAGAGAAACACGGAATGCAGTGAATTAGAACCTTTATTAGTGCAAAAAAATGCATTGAGATTGTTTGTTAAGTTGAACCGCTGATCTAAAATGCCAAGAATCAATGCAGTAGAAAGGTAAAGAGCTTGGAGGCACCAGCCACCATTTTGCTTCAAAGGGCACGCGCAAAATTTACTCTACCTCTTAATCCTCTCTCGTTAGCGAGAGGAGAAAATGCTTCAAACTCGTAGGTCGGTATACTTGTTCGTACTTAATTGCACTCGTTCCACGGCAGGTGCGAACATGAAGGGCAAGCAAGTAAGCCAATCACAAGGCACACTAACAACTCATGTCATGATCGTCTCCTTGCTTGTCCTTCATGTTCTCTGGCGCCCTTTTCTTACGTAATTAATCAGTTAGCCCAACAATGCATTTTGACTCATTTGACTACCGCGAGTACGAGTGAGTACAGGTGAGTGTTAGTAGATGTGTGAACAGGACTGAGTGCCAATGAGCGTGAGGGGACATCAATATGAATGCTAGTGAGGGTGTGGGTGTATGAACTTGAGTGCATATTGGTGAACATGAGTGGATTCGTGTATGAATACGAGTGAGCAAGGGCCGAAGAGTTTGAGTGAACATGAGTGTGAATGCATATTCTTAAAAAGGTATTGGTAAGTGAGTGTGAATGAGTCTATGCTACAGCCATTATAATCTTGACTGATAGTTTCGGCAGCCTGCGAGGAAATCGAAAGGAGGTATAGGTATGGGCAGGGATGAAAAAGTGGCGAACAAGAGAGACCAGGTGTTAAGATTAATGCACATTGTGCACTGATACGGCATTTGACATTACATTTCTCTGACACTTTATTCAAATGGCAGTTTTCAATTGCTACAGAGTGCTCTCTCCATTCTCGTACAGTGAAATTCACTTATATAGAACTCCGGGGGGAAAAAGTGCCAGCTAGTTCGATATGGCATATAATTCGATATGAAAGTTTTATTTGACTGTTAAAACACATCCCTGTAgagacctcttttttttttagttttgaaagGAGCTTGTTTTACTGGGAGAGACACTGGTTGGCTGGGAAATCAATATTCTGACATCAAATTGCATCCCAAGCGCAAGCCCTGCAAAGATCAGCTGTTCAATGGATGTCTTGATGCGTGGGTGGAAATT is a window from the Dermacentor variabilis isolate Ectoservices chromosome 3, ASM5094787v1, whole genome shotgun sequence genome containing:
- the LOC142576422 gene encoding uncharacterized protein LOC142576422, translated to MDGTSAAVGEARTPKAVRASAETVSAAAANRAKKARHTYCAAPNCECSKTRHRQEHDGRRCSLFGMPRDEQMFRRWQRYMPPRAGGKRLTPQSALCERHFDPQFVLRYYEHTINGEVVRIMRGKPSLTPDAVPTMFPDSPSYYTRHVPRRRKPVQRVALPPLKPKRTSATTSSAKTSSADVAAVGDSSEVEAAVAQVPATSDADPVVIKCEVTPGVALPAPKPKRTSATTSSAKISSPDVAAVGDASEVEATVTQLPATSDAEPVVKYEVTPAFPYKDLPLPSSQWACHVISEKPLVIAYSTCRVSKDEPGRLVTEKLVLVREHEDHAECHVYLEGRRLSSFEGAGGTDYPDTLLQRLDSIERCPGLGRPEEFHLAEHLPPYVEMRESRLHSIYCSGMSTTRTGLSEKCQHARSLLRKKRARLERKMRMPDHPPVREVVMFTEPSTPPLMPADIAGASHGEIVEREFKADVQGNVPTVELVLNETEGGPVETGLGESEYTPALEVEDETAVPYRVVISGQVPIYVQ
- the LOC142576423 gene encoding general transcription factor 3C polypeptide 6-like is translated as MADDEGDDEVYVVVELTGVIDSQVMDLAGKQCTVLGVDTPEPVLKLGSYLFTGEYKDTIGTCVLFEEIETATGEDTNRTAEASGSGCRPKRQKPQKELRYFGKTEKRLDMKTSFLQEKAAVRAAELMREAEKPDQEDSKPDQEDSPTKMAVDDS